The Geotalea uraniireducens Rf4 genome window below encodes:
- a CDS encoding cupin domain-containing protein, which yields MGEKKGTVIGEALTLAALVSYQDGTVASRTLIDKQVGTVTVFAFDEGQGLSEHTVPYDAFVQILDGEAEITIAGEPHHLSAGQMIIMPANKPHLLRAVKQFKMLLVMIRS from the coding sequence ATGGGCGAAAAAAAAGGAACGGTTATCGGAGAGGCGCTGACATTGGCCGCGTTGGTTTCCTACCAGGACGGAACGGTGGCCAGCAGGACCCTTATTGACAAGCAGGTCGGCACCGTCACGGTTTTTGCTTTCGACGAAGGGCAGGGGCTGAGCGAGCACACCGTTCCCTATGATGCCTTCGTCCAGATTCTCGATGGCGAGGCGGAGATCACCATCGCCGGAGAGCCGCACCATCTGTCTGCCGGGCAGATGATCATCATGCCGGCCAACAAGCCCCATCTCCTGAGAGCGGTGAAGCAGTTTAAAATGCTTTTGGTCATGATCCGTTCCTGA
- a CDS encoding translation initiation factor Sui1 codes for MKRDQSQNSRLVYSSELGRICPDCGKSTAGCICRRKPAQTAGDGIVRVLRESKGRGGKTVTVITGVPLNDEALKALAGELKRRCGTGGTLKEGSIEIQGDHRELLVIELEKRGYRVKKAGG; via the coding sequence ATGAAACGAGATCAATCCCAAAATTCACGCCTCGTCTACTCTTCGGAACTGGGACGGATCTGCCCTGACTGCGGCAAGTCCACGGCAGGATGCATCTGCCGCCGGAAACCGGCGCAGACCGCAGGAGACGGCATCGTTCGGGTACTGCGGGAAAGCAAGGGGCGGGGCGGCAAAACGGTGACGGTCATCACCGGCGTACCGCTCAATGACGAGGCTCTTAAAGCGCTGGCCGGCGAGTTGAAGCGCCGCTGCGGCACCGGCGGCACATTGAAGGAGGGAAGCATAGAAATCCAGGGAGACCACCGCGAGCTGCTGGTGATTGAACTGGAGAAACGCGGCTATCGGGTGAAAAAGGCAGGGGGGTAA
- a CDS encoding elongation factor P has product MYTTSDFKRGLVIQLDGAPCILVDVTFQSPTARGSNTMVKTKYRNLITAQVLEKTFRSGDKVDEADFERHKGQFLYTDGDKGVFMDLETYEQFELESDGFEPIAPFLLEGTEVQLGLFQGRMVNVDLPMTVELTVTDTAPVLKNATATAQTKEAILETGHKLQVPPYLNSGEKIKVDTRDGKFISRA; this is encoded by the coding sequence ATGTACACAACATCAGACTTCAAGCGGGGCCTTGTCATCCAGCTCGACGGGGCGCCATGCATACTAGTCGACGTAACCTTCCAGTCCCCTACGGCCCGCGGCTCCAACACCATGGTCAAAACCAAGTATCGCAACCTTATCACAGCCCAGGTGCTGGAAAAGACCTTCCGCTCCGGCGACAAGGTAGACGAGGCCGACTTCGAACGACATAAGGGGCAGTTCCTTTACACCGACGGCGACAAGGGGGTTTTCATGGACCTGGAAACCTACGAGCAGTTCGAACTGGAGTCGGACGGGTTCGAGCCGATTGCCCCCTTTCTCCTGGAAGGAACTGAAGTTCAACTGGGGCTGTTTCAGGGAAGGATGGTCAATGTCGATCTTCCGATGACCGTGGAACTGACCGTTACCGACACCGCACCGGTCCTGAAAAACGCCACGGCCACCGCCCAGACTAAGGAGGCGATCCTGGAAACCGGTCACAAGCTCCAGGTCCCCCCCTACCTCAACAGCGGGGAAAAAATCAAGGTCGACACCAGGGACGGCAAATTCATCTCCAGGGCATAA
- a CDS encoding sensor histidine kinase, with translation MNELIEILVQFGGDKGGGPGNVAVRFLLPTFFWCALTGVAFRQWRRTSENKDLYVGIAASMGMARELLMFTAEYGAWRNMVPFEFMYNYYPPLEHAATMLSCIFIGYAFLNYQLKCRRFSRLFVVGATTITLMLYVVTAVAWHDFQARNAGAPFGTFWGDMVFRTTASVFMGLVLGTFIHAAARGKKVSTALMCGFTFLFLDEFLMIINLLSNERHIDIYAPIRHNLHIWAIPQFLWTYWADLSKRMCEAEQVIKSVFNLSPGMLCLIDFEGAFRVVSPASSQVLGIPPEELTGRRLTEFGFEVRRDGNLSFVSEDGIMEPLQFEKKYLPANGPGRWLHWNLQPVAKENIFYAVVSDVTEQKALAEELLEERNKLDAIISCLGDGLSIQDTDYRIVYQNQIHKNMLGDHVGEYCYRGYGSDARVCPDCPVADAFLDLQVHHAVRTVKQGDDAKYVEIAASPLKDGSGAVIGAIELVRDITARKEAEEEIRRLNSDLERRVTERTARLTEACRELESFSFSVSHDLRSPLRSICGYSEQLLEDYGENLDDQGRLYVENILNGGRRMAQIIEAMLDFSTISRNELHRENVDLSELAVVVMAELRLSDPERMVSFTISKGLVVNGDARLLRSVMENLFGNAWKYSGNVPHSCIEFGKMEEGGASVFFVRDNGAGFDMAHSGKLFAPFQRLHLEREFPGNGIGLATVQRIIQRHGGRIWAESAPARGATFYFTL, from the coding sequence ATGAACGAACTTATTGAAATACTCGTGCAATTCGGCGGCGACAAGGGGGGAGGGCCGGGCAATGTGGCCGTCCGCTTCCTGTTGCCGACATTTTTCTGGTGCGCCCTTACGGGGGTGGCGTTCAGACAATGGCGCAGGACCAGCGAAAATAAAGACCTCTATGTGGGGATCGCCGCGAGCATGGGGATGGCGCGGGAACTTCTGATGTTCACCGCCGAGTACGGCGCCTGGCGCAATATGGTGCCGTTCGAATTCATGTACAATTACTACCCGCCGTTGGAACACGCCGCGACCATGCTGTCATGCATCTTCATCGGTTACGCCTTTCTCAACTACCAGCTCAAATGCCGGAGGTTCTCGCGCCTCTTCGTCGTCGGCGCCACGACCATCACCCTCATGCTCTACGTGGTAACGGCCGTTGCATGGCATGACTTTCAGGCCCGTAATGCCGGCGCCCCATTCGGCACATTCTGGGGCGATATGGTTTTCAGGACCACTGCCTCCGTCTTCATGGGACTGGTGCTCGGTACCTTCATCCATGCCGCCGCCCGGGGCAAGAAGGTTTCCACGGCACTGATGTGCGGTTTCACATTCCTGTTCCTCGACGAATTCCTGATGATCATCAACCTCCTCAGTAATGAGCGCCACATCGACATCTACGCTCCCATCAGGCATAACCTGCACATCTGGGCCATCCCGCAGTTTCTGTGGACCTACTGGGCCGATCTCAGCAAGCGGATGTGCGAAGCCGAACAGGTGATCAAAAGCGTTTTCAATCTCAGCCCCGGCATGCTCTGTCTCATCGATTTCGAGGGTGCGTTCCGGGTCGTGAGCCCGGCATCGAGCCAGGTGCTCGGCATCCCTCCCGAAGAGCTCACCGGACGCCGGTTGACGGAGTTCGGATTTGAAGTGCGACGGGACGGCAACCTGTCGTTCGTGTCCGAAGACGGCATTATGGAACCGCTCCAGTTCGAGAAGAAATATCTTCCGGCGAACGGTCCCGGCCGCTGGCTGCATTGGAACCTCCAGCCGGTTGCAAAGGAGAATATCTTCTATGCGGTGGTTTCCGACGTCACCGAGCAAAAGGCGCTCGCCGAGGAGCTTTTGGAGGAGAGGAACAAGCTGGATGCGATTATTTCCTGCCTGGGGGACGGCCTGAGCATCCAGGATACCGACTACCGGATCGTCTACCAGAACCAGATCCATAAAAATATGCTCGGTGACCACGTCGGCGAATATTGTTACCGGGGCTACGGGAGTGATGCCCGGGTCTGCCCGGATTGCCCGGTTGCCGATGCGTTCCTGGACTTGCAGGTGCACCACGCGGTACGGACGGTCAAGCAGGGCGATGATGCGAAATACGTTGAAATCGCCGCCTCGCCGCTTAAAGACGGGAGCGGGGCCGTCATTGGGGCGATCGAGCTGGTGCGGGACATTACCGCGCGCAAGGAAGCGGAAGAAGAAATCCGCAGGCTGAACAGCGACCTGGAACGGCGGGTGACGGAGCGAACCGCGCGGCTCACCGAGGCTTGCAGGGAGCTGGAATCATTCAGCTTCTCCGTTTCCCATGACCTGCGCTCCCCGCTGCGGAGTATTTGCGGCTACAGCGAGCAGTTGCTGGAAGACTACGGCGAGAACCTTGACGACCAAGGGCGGCTTTACGTGGAAAATATCCTCAATGGGGGGCGGCGCATGGCGCAGATCATCGAGGCCATGCTCGACTTTTCCACCATAAGCCGCAACGAGCTGCACAGGGAAAACGTCGACTTGAGCGAGCTTGCCGTCGTGGTGATGGCCGAACTCCGGCTCAGCGACCCCGAACGCATGGTCTCTTTCACCATCTCGAAGGGGCTGGTGGTCAACGGCGATGCAAGGTTATTAAGGTCGGTGATGGAGAACCTGTTCGGCAACGCCTGGAAGTACAGCGGAAACGTGCCGCACTCCTGCATCGAATTCGGCAAAATGGAGGAAGGGGGCGCATCCGTCTTTTTTGTCCGCGACAACGGAGCCGGCTTCGACATGGCGCACTCCGGCAAGCTTTTTGCCCCGTTCCAGCGACTGCACCTTGAACGGGAATTCCCGGGAAATGGCATCGGGCTCGCCACCGTGCAGCGGATCATTCAGAGGCATGGCGGGCGAATCTGGGCGGAAAGCGCGCCGGCCAGGGGAGCGACGTTTTACTTCACCCTATGA
- a CDS encoding ribonuclease Z: protein MKQRLPFRFIEPTFFAGLLDDPLLLLHARPLGKSLLFDCGQLHHLAKRVLKSINALFISHAHMDHFMGVDTFIRHNHVSPKTVDIFGPPGIGDKMASKLASYDWNLAEPCWCTFRVHEVAPGRIATSLFTGAEGFTRRAAGEELRIDATIYRNAWLKVDAALCDHKIPSLAFRVTERKSFAVNEGKIEEAGLVRGDWLRLLKKRFHNGEFGTEPLTVLGRRGEIIENRTVEDAGALYEAIRKEQKPGSVGYMTDIGFSAENLERIVPLMEGVTLLVCECSFLAEERDKARVSHHLCTSDLNLLMDRLRPSFVLPMHLSKSYQERSHLLYEQLEAPPGVTLLQIPDHLTPRPLLASEVPRLF, encoded by the coding sequence ATGAAACAGCGACTGCCGTTCCGTTTTATCGAGCCGACCTTCTTCGCCGGTCTGTTGGATGACCCGCTGTTGCTCCTCCATGCCCGCCCGCTGGGGAAAAGCCTCCTCTTCGACTGCGGCCAGCTTCATCACCTGGCCAAACGGGTCTTGAAATCCATAAACGCCCTGTTCATAAGCCACGCCCACATGGACCATTTCATGGGGGTCGACACCTTTATCCGCCACAACCACGTGTCGCCTAAAACGGTGGACATCTTCGGCCCGCCTGGTATCGGCGACAAGATGGCGAGCAAGCTGGCAAGCTACGACTGGAACCTGGCCGAGCCCTGCTGGTGCACCTTCCGGGTTCACGAGGTCGCACCCGGCCGCATCGCAACGTCGCTTTTCACCGGCGCAGAAGGATTTACCCGCCGCGCGGCAGGAGAAGAGCTGCGCATCGATGCGACCATTTACCGCAACGCCTGGCTCAAGGTCGATGCCGCGCTGTGCGACCATAAAATCCCATCGCTCGCCTTCCGGGTCACGGAACGGAAATCCTTTGCCGTGAATGAGGGGAAGATCGAAGAGGCGGGGCTGGTAAGGGGAGACTGGCTGAGGCTTTTGAAGAAACGTTTTCATAACGGCGAATTCGGTACAGAACCGCTGACGGTCCTCGGGCGCCGGGGTGAGATCATCGAAAACCGCACCGTTGAAGATGCGGGAGCTCTCTACGAGGCAATTCGCAAGGAGCAGAAGCCGGGCAGCGTCGGCTACATGACCGACATCGGCTTCAGCGCGGAGAACCTGGAGAGGATCGTCCCCCTGATGGAGGGGGTGACGCTCCTCGTCTGCGAATGCTCCTTTCTCGCCGAAGAGCGTGACAAGGCCCGTGTTTCCCATCACCTCTGCACAAGCGACCTCAATCTCCTCATGGACAGGCTCCGCCCCAGTTTCGTCCTCCCCATGCACCTGTCCAAATCCTACCAGGAGCGCAGCCATCTGCTCTATGAGCAACTCGAAGCGCCACCGGGGGTAACCCTGCTGCAAATCCCGGATCACCTGACGCCACGGCCGCTTCTGGCAAGTGAGGTGCCGCGGCTTTTTTAA
- the hemB gene encoding porphobilinogen synthase, with product MFFPQFRARRIRGKEVFRNMVRETSLSTNDLIYPMFSAFGKGIRKEISSMPGIYQQSIENIVAEAQEAYELGVPAVILFGIPEKKDAVGSDAYAEHGIIQETIRALKKDVPKLVVITDVCMCEYTDHGHCGIIRNGDVDNDETLELLAKEALSHARAGADMVAPSDMMDGRVAAIRESLDGNGFDHIPVMSYAVKYASGYYGPFREAAESTPQFGDRRSYQMDPANRLEAVREAQMDVEEGADIIMVKPGLPYLDIVREMRNEFNLPVAVYNVSGEYSMIKAAGKMGWIDEERVIMETMMSFKRAGADLILTYHAMEVARLLHKGYEAGRAGRCGCP from the coding sequence ATGTTCTTTCCCCAATTCAGAGCCCGCCGCATCAGAGGCAAGGAAGTGTTCCGCAACATGGTCCGCGAGACCTCCCTCTCCACCAACGACCTGATCTACCCGATGTTTTCCGCCTTCGGCAAGGGGATCAGGAAGGAAATTTCCTCCATGCCCGGAATCTACCAGCAGTCCATCGAGAACATCGTTGCCGAGGCCCAGGAAGCCTACGAACTGGGCGTACCGGCGGTGATCCTCTTCGGCATCCCGGAAAAAAAGGACGCGGTGGGGAGCGACGCCTACGCCGAACACGGCATCATCCAGGAGACGATCCGGGCGCTGAAAAAAGATGTGCCAAAGCTGGTGGTGATCACCGATGTCTGCATGTGCGAGTACACGGACCACGGCCACTGCGGCATCATCAGAAACGGCGACGTAGACAACGACGAGACCCTGGAACTCCTGGCCAAGGAGGCCCTTTCCCATGCCCGGGCCGGCGCCGACATGGTCGCCCCTTCGGACATGATGGACGGCCGGGTGGCGGCGATCCGCGAAAGCCTCGACGGCAACGGTTTCGACCATATCCCGGTAATGAGCTATGCGGTCAAGTACGCCTCGGGCTACTACGGCCCATTCCGCGAGGCGGCCGAGTCCACCCCCCAGTTCGGCGATCGACGTTCCTATCAGATGGACCCGGCCAACCGCCTGGAAGCCGTGCGCGAGGCACAGATGGACGTCGAGGAAGGGGCGGACATCATCATGGTCAAGCCCGGCCTCCCCTACCTGGACATCGTCCGCGAGATGCGCAACGAATTCAACCTCCCCGTGGCGGTCTACAACGTTTCCGGCGAATACAGCATGATCAAGGCAGCAGGCAAGATGGGGTGGATCGACGAAGAGCGGGTGATCATGGAGACCATGATGTCCTTCAAGCGCGCCGGCGCAGACCTGATCCTCACCTACCACGCCATGGAAGTGGCGAGGCTCCTCCACAAGGGGTACGAGGCAGGCAGAGCAGGCCGCTGCGGCTGTCCGTAA
- a CDS encoding nucleoside deaminase — MTMPVVSIQLPDWVERFLEQSPRIFPGTDDRMRFVIELSRQNVRHGTGGPFGAAVFDSDGQLIAPGINMVVISNCSLLHAETVALACAQKALGRYDIGNGGRLRYDLFATTEPCAMCFGAIPWSGVRRLVCGARDADARAIGFDEGPKLADWVAALNARGITVLRDVLRNEAVAVLQEYAAAGGLVYNTGHQALTT, encoded by the coding sequence ATGACCATGCCCGTAGTAAGCATTCAGCTGCCCGATTGGGTAGAGCGATTTCTGGAACAATCACCCCGGATATTCCCAGGAACAGACGACCGAATGCGTTTTGTGATTGAGCTTTCCCGCCAGAACGTGCGGCACGGAACCGGGGGACCATTCGGGGCCGCAGTCTTCGACAGTGATGGGCAGCTGATAGCTCCGGGGATCAACATGGTTGTCATCTCGAACTGCTCTCTCCTCCATGCGGAGACAGTGGCGCTGGCATGTGCTCAAAAGGCACTGGGACGCTATGATATCGGCAACGGGGGAAGGCTCCGATACGACCTCTTCGCCACTACTGAACCGTGCGCCATGTGCTTTGGCGCCATTCCCTGGTCCGGGGTGCGCCGACTGGTTTGTGGAGCACGAGACGCAGACGCCCGTGCCATCGGTTTCGACGAGGGGCCGAAACTTGCAGACTGGGTGGCGGCCCTCAATGCCCGCGGCATCACCGTCCTGCGCGACGTACTCCGCAATGAGGCAGTAGCGGTGCTTCAAGAATATGCAGCAGCAGGGGGCCTCGTTTACAACACCGGGCATCAGGCGCTTACAACTTGA
- a CDS encoding RNA-binding S4 domain-containing protein, with the protein MKIDTEYIKLDSFLKAVNAVCSGGEAKMIIGEGLVAVNGEVELRRGRKLRPGDRVTLGGENFPVE; encoded by the coding sequence ATGAAGATAGATACGGAATACATCAAGCTTGACAGTTTTTTGAAGGCGGTAAATGCCGTTTGCTCAGGCGGTGAGGCGAAGATGATTATCGGTGAAGGTTTGGTGGCGGTGAACGGCGAGGTGGAGCTGCGCCGCGGCAGGAAACTCAGACCCGGTGACCGAGTGACGCTCGGCGGGGAGAATTTTCCGGTTGAATAG